GTTAGAAAGGAGCATGAGTGTCAGGTCCTGGTTAAAGTGCTTAAAATCTTTTAACACAATAAAGATAAggacactggcttttaaaggatGTGGCTACTTGGAAGCTGACCATATTCCAGTGGATAACTACAAACCCAGGTGTATGAAGGCAACACAAATTGGGAAGTCACCTGGTGTGGGAGTAGATCTGGGATTAGGGGAAGGATTCAggagatgaatatgatcaaaatatattgcattaattttcaatagaataaaatatttttaaaaaactgacctatggggggggggagagatatGAATTGAGTTTTAGAGGACACACTCGGGTGCTTTCTGTTCCTCTGATATAGAGGACTGCAAGAAAACCTGCAATAGGAAATAACCAACAGTCAGGTCAGCAGACACGAGGTGCTCAGGACACCTGGAGATGATGCCGAGACTAGGGAAGATGCAGCCAGCCACCTGTTgacatgtgtggtggtttgaataggtttggccaccacaggctcatgtgtttgaatgcttggcccagaggGAGTGGcatattaggagctgtggccttattagaggaagtgtatTACTGTGGAGGTACACACTCTCCTACtgtctgcagatcaagatgtagaactctcagctcctcctcaagCACCATGTCTGCTCTCAAGGCACCATGTCTCCTACCAAGGTGGTGATGGACTaaactgaaactgtaagtcagccccaattaaatgtttcctttttataagagttgccttggtcatagtctCTTTACAGCAAGAAAACACTAAGACAACATGACACTAAATGGACCACCCAAAGCCTACCCTCGTGGTCATCATCCCAGTGTTCTGTCAGGTTATCAGTGTCCCCGAGCCCTGAGATTTCctcaagggaaagagaaggatcaCAGAAGAGGAGGGTCACATTCCATAGCTTATTACTGAGAGCAgagatgtattttttttccaagccaATTCCTCATTAAAGTCAGGGGCCAAGAGCCgggtcagcggttaagagtgcacACAGGCCTGCAGAGGATCTCAGCTCTGTTCTTGACACTCATGTTGGGTGACCTCAagctcctggggatctgacacctctggtcTCCAGAGGAACCACTCATGTGTGCACatccacacatggacacataacACACGGTAAATACTAACAATTAAAGCCAGCAGTTAACAAAGACAGAACCTGGGTCTGTGGTAGCCCACCAGGCTGTCATTGTCGTTCCACCAGGGTTAGGGAATATGGTCAGCTCAGCAAGAAGGTATCACTGGCCAGGGGCTCCAACCCACTCACTCTTCAGAATCCCCCAGAACCACTCCTGGAGACCCATGGCTGTGCTGCCATCAGAGCGTGGAGGACTCTGGTGCTAcgagctttctttttttaaaaaaatatttagacactccagaagacggcatcagatttcgttacggatggttgtgagccaccatgtggttgctgggaattgaactcaggacctttggaagagcagttagctgagccatctctccagtccctgctaCCAGCTTTCTAAAGCTGAGGACGGGCACTCTGCTGTTGgggtctcctgagtgctgtgctCTATGCCCAGCCCCAGCGATGGGAGGCAGGGCCACACAGTGTTTTGAGGCACTGGTGATGAAATGTGTCCAAAAATGGGTGTTGTAAAGTCTGTTAAGAATTCTTACAgatgggctgggcgtggtggcacacacctttaatcccagcacttgggaggcagaggcaggcggatttctgagttcgaggccagcctggtctacagagtgagttccaggacagccagggctacacagagaaaccctgcctcaaaaaaaaaaaaaaaaaaatcctttgccaCCCATGCATACTTCAGAGGGCTCCTTGCCTTTGGTCACCCACTGCACTTTTCCTTCGACCTGTAGAGAGCATGCATGCTGTCCCCCAACAGAGTCTATGTAGCATTTCTTCCCCAACAGTCACATTGTGCCAAGCAATTCTCAAACATCTCTGTCCTTACAGCACACTGAGTCACCCATCAACTTGCTGACTGTATGTGCACTGATACTTGTGTACAGACACTTGATGTCGGACACTCTAGGACATGGCTCACAGGGAACGACTGCTCGGCTTCAAGTCAACCATGTAGGCAGCTTTTCGGACCCTGGAGAGTGGCTACATTCTTCATGTGAGTCTCAGTAAAGCAAGGGACACAGAGCTGAGTGTGATAGCAAACCCATTACATGGGGCATGAAGACAAACTCGGAAAGCAAAATATAACCCAAGGCCAAACCTCCTTCCCACCATACACCTCCTGGACCCCACCCTAACCCCACCTACAAAGCAGTTTCAGAGACAGATCAGCagtgcattttctttattcaatttGTAAAGAACAGCTTGAAAACAAAATGCTAGTACACTCTTAAAACATTGGCTTTGTCACCTCACAGTTCACTTGCACTGATAGTTATTACAAAAATCAGAAGTCATTGGGTATTTGCTGTATAGCCACTAGTTGCCTAAACAAAAGCTAATTTCTATAAAATCACGAATTTAATGCAGCTTTAATAAGAGAAACCCAAAATTCTCTCAGTTAACTGGATATATAGTGGTATATATCTTTAAGCAGAAAACTtcaaaaaacagtaacaaaaaaatAGGTCACCATAGTAAAATATTCTGACCCGACAGTTCCTACAAACAGCAACATCCACTGTATATAAAGGAAACCATTGTTTGTGGTAAAAAAGTCTAGAGATCAAGTATAAATGTGGAGTAAAAACAACAACCTAATCCATCCTGGGCAGAGCTGTTTCTAAGGAGACACAGGCAGCAGTCTACACAGGGAGGGAAGGGGCTAGCACATCCGACCACTGAGCGCACCTGCAGCAGTCAGCCCCCTTCCCGGGGTTGCTGCACACTGTAAAGGTCCTTGCACAGGGGAAAGCTGTGTCATCAGGAGTGCTACAGCAAACAGTAAAGGTGAGCGATGCCCAACTGTCCTGATcaaatacaattcacaaaaaGGTGGCAATGTCTCGtgatgtggggaaaaaaaaggctgGTGTCAAACAAGAGAAGCCTCCAAAGCACCCCTCGCAGGAGGCCTGCCACGCCATGAGAAGGGTCTATGCACAGAGCAGCACTCTACGTGAAGGAATCCAAGGACTCACTCTCTCTCAGAAAGCCGAGGCACCTACAGCACAGGCTGTCCAGCTTCCTCAAGCTGGCACTGCAGAGGAACTGAGGTAACGCTGGGCTCAGGAGCCGTGGTGCAGCTGCATAGCGCCCAGGACAGCACTGTCGTAGCGCTGTTCCACCCGAACACAGCTCGTGTGCTCCAGCACACTGCTTAGCTCAGGGATGCTCTCAGCAGTGTCCCCAAATCCATGGTAGTGTCCGTAGTGCAAGCTCTCCCCTATGTCCCCCACCCAGGACGGCCTGCTGGCCACACAGCTACTTGGGCTCCCGTTCAGATGGAGAGACCCACACATCTCGGGGTTAATGCCCATGGTCTTTTCTGGCTCCTCAGTCCCATTAGCAGAGACAGAGGCCTGGCCACTGGACAATGGCTGTCCATTGCTAACGCCATTAGATCCTGTTAAGCACGGGTGACTCCTGCTCTCCATCCCATTGAGCTGGTTCGCGCAGGGGAAGTCCAAATGTCCATTGACGACACTTCCATTTGTCAATGTATTCAACACGGAGCTACTGTTTTTCATATCTGCATTAAGAAATACACCTGTCACCAAAACGCAGACCAATGGGGAAGGAGACACTAACATATGTTCAACTCTTGCCACAATTATAAAAGACTTTGGTTTGTATCCTGTTGCTTTTTTCTCCTAAACACACTGGTTCCCTTTTCAAGGTCACTCAGGCAGATTTAGAAGTATAAACATACGGATTTCAGTAGCCTTGGAGGGAGCTCTGAAACAAAAGCTGTCATCAAAAGCAGACACACTGCAGTAGATACTTAACTACTAAGGTGACCCTCAGAGGACAATTTAAGTCACTCCTGGGAGGGCCCATCAGAACCCATGGGAATATTCCTCACAGAACTTTTCTAGGCAAGGAGGGAAGGACAAATGGAGTGGATCTGTTGAGGAGGCCCAATGGTGCCAGTCGGGTCCACTTCCAGTGCAGGAAGCACAAACATAATTACTAGAGGAACGAACTGCTTTTGTCTCAGCAACACCCATTTCTACACACAATCCCACAAGTGCCACTCAGTGCACGGTCACAGCACAGAATGGAGCTTCAGCAGCGACTGCCTACACCAGTTGCTCTTCTTAGTCTTGGGTCAAAGGCAGTGCTGAGAAGTTCCTACTGAATCCAGATCAACAGTGACCATGAGAGCCAAGGTCTCAGAGCCTGTTATTTTCAGAAACCACCTATGCTGAAAAGTTATGTTGATGCTCTCTGGGAATTCACGTCTCTTGCTTGGTAGTATTAAATTTGATCTCAATGCTTGGGGCTGCTCAGAGAGACATGACATATTCCACACAAGCTCAGCTCTAGTGGCTCATGGAGGAAGACCCACGTCCAGCAGTTTCCTGTGTCCTATAGTTTGCCTGTGTCCTGTCAGGGACTCTCTAATCAACTTTCCCCCAAATTATTAGTAATCATAATTTATTTAACAACTGGAATCTGTTCAGAGGATATTTTTCACCTAAAATTACAGCATTTCTCTTTAAACAATCCACTATTAGAAAAGGAGTATTTCAAGActagcaaagaaacaaaatattctcaATGGGGAAAAGTATCCACTATTTTTCCaaagataaattataaattaCCTTTTTAGGTGATAACTCATAAAAAACACAGTGAATTTCAAAGTAATCAACGTCTGTGCAGACGGTATTTTCCCAGTTAGTGCACAAGTGAAGTACatcagtttctcttttctttttttttttttaaagatttatttcattcatatgatctgtcttcagacacaagaagagggcatcagatcccattatataTGGCTGTGAGGCACCCCTATGTAATCTCAAAATCAAAGGACTGGCAGCCTAGCCTTGTCTGGGTCAAGGGCAGGAGCTGGAGACTCACAGTGACAGCCAGCTCACCCAAGTCCACTCTACACCCACTCACTCAGCTGCGGACAGAAGCCACTCAGTACAAAGCACTGGGTACAGGCAGCCAGGCTGAGCTTGGGGAGATGATCAATCAAGCCCAGTGATGGGTCTCAAGCAAGGGACATTAAAAAGATGACAGGATCATCTCACAGCTTTTCAAAAAGAGCAGAGATGCATTTAAGGAGGAAACTCCTTATTTCTGTCTGTGCAGATCTCAGGGCAGGGTAGCTGTCTCCACAGCCTTTCTGTGCACAGCGTGCTATTTCACACTAGGAATTGGCAAGAATCTCTAGGGAGTGCCAACACGTTTCCTGAGTCAGACAGTACTGGAAAACACCAGAAGGCCCACGTGGCCTTCTGACATCCAGGACGACCTGCCTGCTGGCATGAGAAGAGCGAAGAGCTTCTTTCTCCTGCCTGACCAGGAAGGGAACAATGCTGTCTCCATAAAGGAGAGGCTCTGGCTTTTACCACTTTTCCTCTGTTAGGCAAAACAGCCTCTGCTGATTTCAGAAACCATTGCTTTAAATGAACATTTGCTCTGAGCAAACTGTTCATGGGTGAGCACCCAGTGCATTAATGATTTGGCCAAAGTTATCACCACCTAtgacagagcaagttctgggcTTGACAATATTACCTGTGGGTTAGGAAACACACAGGTGACCTTTTATTTCCAGTGAAGAAATGAACACCATAACAAaacacttttatataaaaattagcCATGGTATTTTTGTTATCACCCAAAGATTGGGGAAAAGGCATGTGCCAAATAAATACAGCATTTTAGAAATCCTAAGTCTAAGAAAACTCAGCTCCTTTGACTTTGAAACATTAAAGTAAGGGTTATGTTGTAGTCTTCTGGACACTGTAACACATAAACTCTGCAGAAAATGATCAGTATTTTACAGTCTTCAAGGGAATGCTAGACACCAAA
The Mus musculus strain C57BL/6J chromosome 8, GRCm38.p6 C57BL/6J genome window above contains:
- the Ankrd10 gene encoding ankyrin repeat domain-containing protein 10 isoform X8; the protein is MSRFCHNGTLSGGHESILPTHVSLGTNRKRCLEDSESLGVKKARTRVPSLDHAMPLANGEAEDDADRMHVDRECAAVSDMKNSSSVLNTLTNGSVVNGHLDFPCANQLNGMESRSHPCLTGSNGVSNGQPLSSGQASVSANGTEEPEKTMGINPEMCGSLHLNGSPSSCVASRPSWVGDIGESLHYGHYHGFGDTAESIPELSSVLEHTSCVRVEQRYDSAVLGAMQLHHGS
- the Ankrd10 gene encoding ankyrin repeat domain-containing protein 10 isoform 4 precursor (isoform 4 precursor is encoded by transcript variant 4) yields the protein MFSMASLLHTSILLSLRNASGLTAADIAQTQGFQECTQFLLSLQNHQMSRFCHNGTLSGGHESILPTHVSLGTNRKRCLEDSESLGVKKARTRVPSLDHAMPLANGEAEDDADRMHVDRECAAVSDMKNSSSVLNTLTNGSVVNGHLDFPCANQLNGMESRSHPCLTGSNGVSNGQPLSSGQASVSANGTEEPEKTMGINPEMCGSLHLNGSPSSCVASRPSWVGDIGESLHYGHYHGFGDTAESIPELSSVLEHTSCVRVEQRYDSAVLGAMQLHHGS
- the Ankrd10 gene encoding ankyrin repeat domain-containing protein 10 isoform X7; amino-acid sequence: MSRFCHNGTLSGGHESILPTHVSLGTNRKRCLEDSESLGVKKARTRVPSLDHAMPLANGEAEDDADRMHVDRECAAVSGDMKNSSSVLNTLTNGSVVNGHLDFPCANQLNGMESRSHPCLTGSNGVSNGQPLSSGQASVSANGTEEPEKTMGINPEMCGSLHLNGSPSSCVASRPSWVGDIGESLHYGHYHGFGDTAESIPELSSVLEHTSCVRVEQRYDSAVLGAMQLHHGS
- the Ankrd10 gene encoding ankyrin repeat domain-containing protein 10 isoform X5, whose amino-acid sequence is MFSMASLLHTSILLSLRNASGLTAADIAQTQGFQECTQFLLSLQNHQMSRFCHNGTLSGGHESILPTHVSLGTNRKRCLEDSESLGVKKARTRVPSLDHAMPLANGEAEDDADRMHVDRECAAVSGDMKNSSSVLNTLTNGSVVNGHLDFPCANQLNGMESRSHPCLTGSNGVSNGQPLSSGQASVSANGTEEPEKTMGINPEMCGSLHLNGSPSSCVASRPSWVGDIGESLHYGHYHGFGDTAESIPELSSVLEHTSCVRVEQRYDSAVLGAMQLHHGS